A region of the Romboutsia hominis genome:
ATATCGTTCCAAATATTATAAATAGTATTATCGATATTATTTTTATCACTTGTAGGTTATTTGTATTTAAAATTCCATGTTCAAATATAAACTTATTATATCGCACATATTGCATAATTCCAGCATTTTTGTTAGTTAAATACTCTATTATAAAGATAGATACGGCTAATGCTATCTGAATAAATAATGTTAGACTATATGCTAATTTTCTTAATACTTTCTTACTCATACTCTCTCCTAATATATATTTCTAGTTACTTACCTCCAATCAAGTAATTTTGCTTATTGACAAGATATTTAAGTTATCTTATTTTATATTTGACTAAAGCTATATTTTATAAATTACATTTTTTATTGAACACACTTTATAATCTAAGGTTCTTTCTCCATCACTAAACTTAACTTTAACTAAGTTATTATTTTTTTGTACTATTGTACCTTCCTTAAATCTTTTATGATAAATTTTGTCTCCTATTGTTAAGCTTTCTATTTCTTTTTTAGTCGCTCCTTTAATATCATCTATAAATCTAGATTTAGATACTTTTTTTCCATATTTATTAGATGGAGAGCTTATATATATATTCTCCTCAGCTCTTGTTATAGCCACATACATAAGCCTTCTCTCTTCCTCAATCTGATTAACTTTTTTTTCTTCATCATTTATATCATAAGACTTTTCATGAGGAATAGTTCCTTCTGTAGCTCCTATTATATATACATTTTTAAATTCTAATCCTTTAGCACTATGCATAGTAGTAAATATTACTCCATCAGAATTTTGATTATTTTTATTTTCTATCAATTCTGACTTTACTCTTTCTATATGATCTAAATATTCTTGTATTGTATTGAAATTTGTAGCAGAACTTTCTAGTTCATTTAATATTTCTATTAAACCATTTGTCTTTATTTTTCTATTTGTACAATAATCTAGTATATATCTATCATAATCTAAACTTGTTCTTATATAAGAAATTGCATTTTTAGGATTTAATGTTTTTAAATAACTTAAATCTATATCCAAATCATTTATAGTCTTAACTTGTTTTGGATGAAGGTTACATTTATTTATTAAAGCATTTATAAAGTTTTTTTCATCCTTAACCATATTTACATGTTCTTTTGATATATATCTAAATGGTTTATTTATTATCCTAACCCAATCTTTATTTGAATCTGGATTTACGCCTATTCTTAAATAAGCTAATATATCCTGAGCTGCCCAATGATCATATATAGTAATTATCGAATCTTTCACTATAAAAGGTATTCTCATATCCATAAATACATCTACTAGCGCTCTTGATTGTATATTAGTTCTATATATTACAGCAAAATCAGTATACTCAACATAATCTTTTTTCATTTCTTCTAATATATCTTTAGCTATAAATACTGCCTCTTCTTCTGAATCATTAGGAGATATATATTTAACATTTCCACCTTCTCCTTGATGACATTTTATAACTTTTTCATATCTATTCTCATTTTTTTCTATCAATCTATTAGCTATATTTATTATTTCATCTTTTGACCTATAATTTATATCTAATAATACTTTTTTAGTTCCTTTAAAATATTGCTCAAACTCTAATAAAAAGTCTGGCCTAGCACCTCTAAATCCATATATACTTTGATCTTCATCTCCCACTACAAATATATTATTGTTAGGATTAGCTATTAGTTTTAGTACCTCAAACTGAACCTTGTTTATATCCTGGAACTCATCTACTAATATATATCTATATATTCCACGAACCATATCTAGTGCCGATTTATTGTGCTTTAATAAATGGTATGTCTTTATTAACATATCATCAAAGTCTATCTTATTATGTTGGTTTTTATGCTCTTCATATAGATTATAAGCTTTTAAAAATTCATCACTAGTTAATAGCTCTGATGTAAAGTCTCTAATATCCATCAATTCATTTTTTACATAGGATATTTCATTTATTACCTGTCCTATAGTTTCATCATCATCTGCATTTTCTATATTTAAGCTTTTCAATATGCCTTTTAGTAGTAGCCTCTTTGATTTTTCATCAAATATATTGTCTAAGCTATATTTCTCAAAGTACCTAAGTATTCTAAAAAATACAGAATGGAATGTTCCATACGTAACCTTATTCATTCTATGATCATTACTTAAACTTAACGCTCTATTTTTCATTTCTACTGAGGATGCTTTTGTAAAACTTATAGCAAGTATACTACGAGGGCTTATACCTTTATTTACTACCATATTTGCTATCCTATATGTTATAACCCTCGTTTTACCTGATCCAGGACCTGCTAATACCATACAAGGTCCATCTACATGTTCTACTGCAACCTTTTGATTTTCATTTAATTTATCTATACTTATCATAACTTACCACCTTGAAGTATTCTTTCATTAATCTATAATATAAATATAACTTTTTATATTAGTTATATAGCTAAACTATATTATAATATATAATTTCAAAAAGGAGAAATTTTATGGAAATCA
Encoded here:
- a CDS encoding ATP-dependent helicase, with translation MISIDKLNENQKVAVEHVDGPCMVLAGPGSGKTRVITYRIANMVVNKGISPRSILAISFTKASSVEMKNRALSLSNDHRMNKVTYGTFHSVFFRILRYFEKYSLDNIFDEKSKRLLLKGILKSLNIENADDDETIGQVINEISYVKNELMDIRDFTSELLTSDEFLKAYNLYEEHKNQHNKIDFDDMLIKTYHLLKHNKSALDMVRGIYRYILVDEFQDINKVQFEVLKLIANPNNNIFVVGDEDQSIYGFRGARPDFLLEFEQYFKGTKKVLLDINYRSKDEIINIANRLIEKNENRYEKVIKCHQGEGGNVKYISPNDSEEEAVFIAKDILEEMKKDYVEYTDFAVIYRTNIQSRALVDVFMDMRIPFIVKDSIITIYDHWAAQDILAYLRIGVNPDSNKDWVRIINKPFRYISKEHVNMVKDEKNFINALINKCNLHPKQVKTINDLDIDLSYLKTLNPKNAISYIRTSLDYDRYILDYCTNRKIKTNGLIEILNELESSATNFNTIQEYLDHIERVKSELIENKNNQNSDGVIFTTMHSAKGLEFKNVYIIGATEGTIPHEKSYDINDEEKKVNQIEEERRLMYVAITRAEENIYISSPSNKYGKKVSKSRFIDDIKGATKKEIESLTIGDKIYHKRFKEGTIVQKNNNLVKVKFSDGERTLDYKVCSIKNVIYKI